A genomic segment from Syntrophotalea acetylenivorans encodes:
- the rplJ gene encoding 50S ribosomal protein L10, with protein MNKESKGNVVSELSELLNSSKATFLADYRGMDVEAVNKLRGELRQVGVDYRVAKNTLLRIAAKGTAAECLESHLQGPTAVAFASDDVAAPAKVLADLAKDSKFFELKGGVMDGKPLSVEDIKALANLPSREVLLGKMLGSINAPATNFVGVLAAVPRSLVQVLAAIQEQKAA; from the coding sequence GTGAATAAAGAATCCAAAGGAAACGTGGTTTCTGAGCTGTCGGAGCTGCTTAACTCGTCTAAGGCGACCTTCCTCGCGGACTATCGCGGGATGGACGTGGAGGCGGTTAACAAGCTTCGCGGTGAATTACGCCAAGTCGGCGTTGATTACCGTGTGGCAAAGAACACCCTGTTGCGGATTGCCGCGAAGGGTACTGCCGCCGAATGCTTGGAGTCCCATCTGCAGGGTCCGACGGCAGTAGCATTCGCCAGCGACGATGTCGCAGCGCCGGCCAAGGTTCTCGCTGATCTGGCGAAAGACAGCAAGTTCTTCGAGCTCAAGGGCGGCGTCATGGACGGTAAGCCCCTGTCGGTCGAAGATATCAAGGCTCTGGCTAACCTGCCCAGCCGCGAAGTATTGCTTGGCAAGATGCTCGGTTCCATCAATGCCCCGGCCACCAATTTCGTTGGTGTGCTCGCAGCCGTACCCCGTTCGCTGGTACAGGTTCTTGCAGCAATTCAAGAGCAAAAGGCCGCTTAA
- the rplL gene encoding 50S ribosomal protein L7/L12, whose amino-acid sequence MADVTKEQVIEFIENMSVLDLAELVKELEDKFGVSAAAPVAVAAGPAAGAGPAVEEKDEFDVVLTAQGDKKINVIKAVRAATGLGLKEAKELVDGCPQTVKEALPKAEAEELKKQLEEAGASVELK is encoded by the coding sequence ATGGCTGATGTCACTAAAGAGCAAGTTATTGAATTTATCGAAAACATGAGCGTTCTGGATCTCGCAGAACTGGTTAAAGAACTGGAAGACAAGTTCGGCGTTTCCGCCGCTGCCCCTGTAGCTGTTGCTGCTGGTCCCGCTGCTGGTGCTGGTCCCGCTGTAGAAGAAAAAGACGAGTTCGACGTCGTTTTGACCGCCCAAGGGGACAAGAAAATCAACGTCATCAAGGCTGTCCGCGCCGCTACCGGTCTTGGCCTCAAAGAAGCCAAAGAACTGGTTGACGGTTGCCCCCAGACCGTTAAAGAAGCTCTGCCTAAGGCCGAAGCCGAAGAACTCAAGAAGCAGCTTGAGGAAGCCGGCGCTTCTGTTGAGCTCAAGTAG